Genomic DNA from Amycolatopsis alba DSM 44262:
TGGGCCGGGTTGCGGCTCGGCTGGATCCGCGCCTCCGAGGACGTCATCGGCAGGCTGATCGCGGCACGGTTCGCCGTCGACCTGGGGTCTCCGGTCTTCGAGCAACTCGTCCTCGCCGAATTGCTCGACGACGGCGGGGGCGCGCTGGCGCACCGTCGCGAGGACACGCTGGCCCAGCGTGACGCGCTGATCGGGGCGTTGAACCGGTACTGCCCGGAGTGGACGTTCACCGCGCCGTCCGGCGGGCTTTCGCTGTGGTGCCGTCTGCCGGAGCCGATGAGCACACGGTTGGCCGTCGCGGCGGCGGGACACGGGGTACAGGTGGCGCCGGGTTCGCGGTTCGGTGTCCACGGTGGACTGGAGCGCTGGCTGCGGCTGCCGTACGCGCTTTCGGCCGACAGACTCTTCGAAGCCGTGCGACGGCTGGGCGCGGCCGCCGCTTCGGTGGCGGCGACACCCGCCACCGTCGCCCCCGTGGCCGTTCAGGTCACCTGAGGACGGAAATAGCCGGTGCGCCGGCGGGGCGGCCGATGCTCCAGGGAGGGCATCGGCGCCGCACGACCAGCGCACCGGCTATCCGGCCCGCCCGCGAGACCGAGGTCTCGCGGACGGGCACCGCGGCGGTTACCCGGCACAGCCCCTCGACGTGCCGGGAACCGCCCGCGGTTCAGGTGGACTTCGAGCTTGGCCGGCTCCTGCTCGGCGCGGTGAGCAGAAGCCCCCGAAGTCCACCCGGTGCTGGTCCCGGCGCCGCAGAGGCAATGCGGCGCCGGGGCCGGGATCCGAACCGGCCGGGCGCGGTCGGCCGTTCGGGAAGACAAAGGGGATGCCTGAAACGAGGGCAGGCGAAAACGGACTCGGGCCGAGGACTTCAGAGGACGTCGAAAACCGAAGTTGATCTTGGTTTGGACGTGGTTCTCCCCGGCGACCCGGTCAGGTCAGTCGGGGGAGGTGGCGGGAAGCGCGGCTTCCCGGCCGGTGCGCTCGCCTTCGTGGTCGCAGCCGGTTCCGATGAGCTTCAGCTGCGTGGCGGGCATTCCGGAGTCGAGCACGGCGAGCGGCCCGCGGCCGCCGCCGGAGGTGTCGTGCCCCGGCTGTGCGCTCGACGCGGGCGCGACCGGGGTCGCCGGGGCGTTCGGCAGGCCGCCGCCACCGCCCGAGCCGCCGCCGTCCCTGGACGCGTGCGTGCCGGACACGGGCGCGGCAGGGGCGGGCTTGGCGTCGGACTTGAGCGGGGCCTGCTCGGGCAGCGTGACGACGCGGTGGTTCTGGACGGCCGGCGCCGTCGCGGGCGTCGTGGCGGGAACGAACGGACGCGGGTCCGGCGTGGCGGGCTCGGACGCGGGCGTCGTGGCTGTCTTGGCAGGGACGGCGATGGTGACCGAGCCGCCGGCCGACTGGCCAGAGCCGCCGCCGAAGACAGGGTCGAGAATGCCGCCGGAGCCCGGCAGGGTCACCGGGTTGCTCGATCCGCAGCACGGACCCGGTTTGACGATCGGCTCGACGACGTGTTCGCCGATTCCGCCGACGACCCCGCCGACGGTTTCGACCACTCCGCCGACCGTGTTCGTGACGAGATCCAGCACGCCGCCGAGAAGTCCGCCCAGCAAACCGTTGGACGCCTGGGGTTTCGCGGTCTTCTTTTCCGGTTCCGGAGAAGAAGACTTCTCGACGGAACTCGCGCTGGAAACGGCCTTTTCCTCGGCGGTGGCCTCGGGCTCCTTGCTCGAAACGGGAGCGGGCTCTTCCTTCGGGGTCTCGGTCTTCTGGGTTTCCACGGCCGCAACGGGTTTCGTGGCCTCGACCGTCCCGGAGTCCGAAGTGGACTCGTTTGGAGTAGTCGTTTTCCCGGATCCGGCCTCATTCGCGGGCTGGACCACGGAGGTCTCCGGTGTCACGGGGGTCGGCTGTTCGTCGGCCGAAGCCGGAGTACCGAGGACGGCGCCGAGGAGCCAGCCGGTAAGCGCGAGCCCGCCCGCGAAAAGGATTCGCGCGCCGGTTTTCGGGGCCGTGAGGCCGCGACGGGGCACGACTGCCGCACCACTCACAGCAATCACCACCGTCCGCGCCTGAAACCCACGTTCTCCGCGTGAGTTCGATCTTGCTTGGGGTCTATTCCAGTCAGGTCGCAGCTCCCCAGGGGCCGCAACAGTTTTAGCATCGGAGGGGAGTGTTTCACTTCAGCCGCCGCTGATCCAGCCCGTTAGGCGGAACGACGCAACCGGCTCCGGTGCATGGAGTACCGAAGTTGATCACTCTCGGTGTGTGCCCGACGGCCGTCCGGGCACGGGTGGAACTACTCAAATCCTCGATGACCTGACCTTTTTCGGATCCCTGCTGCGGTGCGTGCCGTCCAAGTCGCGTTCGGTGATCGACGCGGCGGACGCGGGCCGCCTGGAGAGGAGAGTCCGGGATGTGGGACGTGAACGGGGTTTCGGCGGCGGTGCTCGGAGCGTTGAAGACCTATCGCCTGAGCGAATCCGACGCCAGGGACGTCTGTCAGGACGCTTGGCTGGAACTGCTTCGCACGCCTGGCGCGCTACGCGACGAAGCGAAGCTCGGGGCTTGGCTGACGACCACCGCGCGGCGTCGCGCGCTCCGGATGATCACCAGGAACAGGCGCGAAAAACCGCATCCGCTCCCGGACGCCGGGATGACCCCGGAGACCGAGGTCGTCCGCGCCGAACGCGACCGCGCGCTCTGGGTGGCTGTCGACCGTCTGCCGGATGTGCACCGACGGCTCGTCTGGCTGCTCGCGCACCGGCCGGAGCTGTCCTACGCCCAGCTCGCGGGGGAGCTGGGGATCAGCCCGGCCAGTGTCGGCAGACTGCGAAGACGGTGTCTGGACCGGATCGGACGGATGCTCGAAAAAGGTGGTTGGGCGTGACGGACATCGGACGAGTCACTTGAGTTTGCGCAATCGGGTGACCGCTTCGTCGATGACCTCGTTGCGTTTGCAGAACGCGAACCGCAGCAGGTGTTTCCACTCGTCCGGGTGATCGGTGAACACCTTTACGGGCACGGCCGCCACACCCACCCGTTCGGGGAGCTCCCAGGCGAGTTCCGCGGCGTCGTCGAAGCCGAGCGGACGGACGTCGACGCAGATGAAGTACGTCCCGGCGGTCGGCCGGACCGCGAACCCGGCCTCCGCGAGACCCGCCGCGAGCCGGTCCCGTTTGCCCTGGAGGCTCGTGCGCAGGTCC
This window encodes:
- a CDS encoding RNA polymerase sigma factor, whose protein sequence is MWDVNGVSAAVLGALKTYRLSESDARDVCQDAWLELLRTPGALRDEAKLGAWLTTTARRRALRMITRNRREKPHPLPDAGMTPETEVVRAERDRALWVAVDRLPDVHRRLVWLLAHRPELSYAQLAGELGISPASVGRLRRRCLDRIGRMLEKGGWA